A genomic stretch from Bos javanicus breed banteng chromosome 3, ARS-OSU_banteng_1.0, whole genome shotgun sequence includes:
- the SLC35A3 gene encoding UDP-N-acetylglucosamine transporter isoform X4, which yields MSANLKYLSLGILVFQTTSLVLTMRYSRTLKEEGPRYLSSTAVVVAELLKIMACILLVYKDSKCSLRALNRILHDEILNKPMETLKLAIPSGIYTLQNNLLYVALSNLDAATYQVTYQLKILTTALFSVSMLSKKLGVYQWLSLVILMTGVAFVQWPSDSQELNSKELSAGSQFVGLMAVLTACFSSGFAGVYFEKILKETKQSVWIRNIQLGFFGSIFGLMGVYVYDGELVSKNGFFQGYNQLTWIVVVLQALGGLVIAAVIKYADNILKGFATSLSIILSTLISYFWLQDFVPTSVFFLGAILVITATFLYGYDPKPAGNPTKA from the exons ATGTCAGCCAACCTAAAATACCTTTCTTTAGGAATTTTGGTCTTTCAGACTACCAGTTTGGTTCTGACGATGCGTTATTCTAGGACATTAAAAGAAGAGGGGCCTCGTTATCTGTCATCTACAGCTGTGGTTGTTGCTGAACTTTTGAAGATAATGGCCTGCATTTTATTAGTCTACAAAGATAGCA AATGTAGTCTAAGAGCACTGAATCGAATACTACATGATGAAATTCTTAATAAACCTATGGAAACGCTTAAACTTGCTATTCCATCAGGGATATATACTCTTCAGAATAATTTACTCTATGTGGCACTGTCAAATCTCGATGCAGCTACTTATCAG gtcACATATCAGTTGAAAATTCTTACAACTGCACTATTTTCTGTGTCAATGCTTAGTAAAAAATTAGGTGTGTACCAGTGGCTCTCCCTAGTAATTTTGATGACAGGAGTTGCTTTTGTACAG tGGCCCTCAGATTCTCAAGAGCTTAATTCTAAGGAACTTTCAGCTGGCTCACAATTTGTAGGCCTCATGGCAGTTCTCACAGCATGTTTTTCCAGTGGCTTTGCTGGGGTTTACtttgagaaaatcttaaaagaaaccaAACAATCAGTGTGGATAAGAAACATTCAACTTG gtttctttggGAGTATATTTGGATTAATGGGTGTATATGTTTATGATGGAGAACTGGTATCAAAGAATGGGTTTTTTCAGGGATATAACCAACTGACCTGGATAGTTGTTGTTCTTCAG GCACTGGGAGGCCTTGTAATAGCTGCTGTTATTAAGTATGCGGATAACATTTTGAAAGGATTTGCAACCTCTTTGTCCATAATATTATCAACACTAATATCTTATTTTTGGCTACAAGATTTTGTACCAACCAG
- the SLC35A3 gene encoding UDP-N-acetylglucosamine transporter isoform X2: MEDNGQKIAAEVSISANEDKTMSANLKYLSLGILVFQTTSLVLTMRYSRTLKEEGPRYLSSTAVVVAELLKIMACILLVYKDSKCSLRALNRILHDEILNKPMETLKLAIPSGIYTLQNNLLYVALSNLDAATYQVTYQLKILTTALFSVSMLSKKLGVYQWLSLVILMTGVAFVQWPSDSQELNSKELSAGSQFVGLMAVLTACFSSGFAGVYFEKILKETKQSVWIRNIQLGFFGSIFGLMGVYVYDGELVSKNGFFQGYNQLTWIVVVLQALGGLVIAAVIKYADNILKGFATSLSIILSTLISYFWLQDFVPTSVFFLGAILVITATFLYGYDPKPAGNPTKA; encoded by the exons ATGGAAGATAATGGACAAAAAATTGCAGCTGAAGTCAGCATTTCT gCAAATGAAGATAAAACAATGTCAGCCAACCTAAAATACCTTTCTTTAGGAATTTTGGTCTTTCAGACTACCAGTTTGGTTCTGACGATGCGTTATTCTAGGACATTAAAAGAAGAGGGGCCTCGTTATCTGTCATCTACAGCTGTGGTTGTTGCTGAACTTTTGAAGATAATGGCCTGCATTTTATTAGTCTACAAAGATAGCA AATGTAGTCTAAGAGCACTGAATCGAATACTACATGATGAAATTCTTAATAAACCTATGGAAACGCTTAAACTTGCTATTCCATCAGGGATATATACTCTTCAGAATAATTTACTCTATGTGGCACTGTCAAATCTCGATGCAGCTACTTATCAG gtcACATATCAGTTGAAAATTCTTACAACTGCACTATTTTCTGTGTCAATGCTTAGTAAAAAATTAGGTGTGTACCAGTGGCTCTCCCTAGTAATTTTGATGACAGGAGTTGCTTTTGTACAG tGGCCCTCAGATTCTCAAGAGCTTAATTCTAAGGAACTTTCAGCTGGCTCACAATTTGTAGGCCTCATGGCAGTTCTCACAGCATGTTTTTCCAGTGGCTTTGCTGGGGTTTACtttgagaaaatcttaaaagaaaccaAACAATCAGTGTGGATAAGAAACATTCAACTTG gtttctttggGAGTATATTTGGATTAATGGGTGTATATGTTTATGATGGAGAACTGGTATCAAAGAATGGGTTTTTTCAGGGATATAACCAACTGACCTGGATAGTTGTTGTTCTTCAG GCACTGGGAGGCCTTGTAATAGCTGCTGTTATTAAGTATGCGGATAACATTTTGAAAGGATTTGCAACCTCTTTGTCCATAATATTATCAACACTAATATCTTATTTTTGGCTACAAGATTTTGTACCAACCAG